The proteins below are encoded in one region of Winogradskyella helgolandensis:
- the mraY gene encoding phospho-N-acetylmuramoyl-pentapeptide-transferase, with protein MLYYLFEYLEKQFQFPGASLFGFITFRAAVAIILSLLISTIFGKRIIRFLQKQQVGETIRDLGLEGQVEKAGTPTMGGIIIILATLIPVLLLAKLENIYIILLIVTTLWMGTIGFIDDYIKKFKNDKDGLKGRFKVLGQVGLGIIVGATLFFHNDVTIKEKLPIAQQNELRIENPDVQAAKLFKAEEKSTKTTIPFLKDNEFDYSDLITWISPGLEKYTWLVFILVSIIIITAVSNGANLTDGIDGLAAGTSAIIVLTLGIFAWVSSNIVFSGYLDIMYIPRAEEITIYIAAFVGALIGFLWYNTYPAQVFMGDTGSLTIGGIIAVIAIAVRKEWLIPILCGIFLAENLSVILQVSYFKYTRKKFGEGRRIFKMSPLHHHYQKSGYHESKIVTRFWIVGILLAIITIVTLKIR; from the coding sequence ATGCTGTATTACTTATTCGAATATTTAGAAAAACAGTTCCAGTTTCCAGGAGCGTCACTTTTTGGGTTTATCACCTTTAGAGCGGCTGTGGCTATTATATTGTCATTGTTAATTTCTACAATTTTTGGTAAACGCATTATTCGTTTTCTACAAAAACAACAAGTTGGTGAAACGATTCGTGATTTAGGATTAGAAGGTCAAGTTGAAAAAGCAGGAACACCAACAATGGGTGGGATTATCATAATTCTCGCAACACTTATTCCTGTTTTATTATTGGCGAAGCTTGAAAATATTTACATCATCCTGTTAATTGTGACCACACTTTGGATGGGAACTATTGGGTTTATTGATGATTATATCAAAAAATTCAAAAATGATAAAGACGGTTTAAAAGGGAGATTTAAAGTTCTTGGTCAAGTTGGATTAGGAATTATAGTTGGTGCAACATTGTTTTTTCATAATGATGTAACGATCAAAGAAAAATTACCAATTGCACAGCAAAATGAATTACGTATTGAAAATCCAGATGTGCAAGCAGCAAAATTGTTTAAAGCAGAAGAGAAGTCAACAAAAACGACAATTCCTTTTTTAAAAGATAACGAGTTTGATTATTCCGATTTAATCACATGGATTAGTCCAGGGTTAGAGAAATACACTTGGCTCGTATTTATACTAGTCAGCATTATTATAATTACAGCCGTATCAAATGGTGCAAATCTCACAGATGGCATCGATGGTCTTGCGGCAGGAACATCTGCTATAATTGTATTGACGCTGGGGATTTTTGCATGGGTGTCTAGTAATATTGTGTTTTCAGGGTACTTAGATATTATGTACATCCCAAGAGCGGAAGAAATCACAATTTACATTGCGGCATTTGTTGGAGCATTAATTGGGTTTTTATGGTATAACACCTATCCTGCTCAGGTATTTATGGGAGACACAGGGAGTTTAACTATTGGAGGAATCATTGCGGTGATTGCCATAGCGGTTAGAAAAGAATGGTTGATTCCTATACTCTGTGGTATATTTTTAGCAGAGAATTTATCAGTTATTTTACAAGTTAGTTATTTCAAATACACAAGAAAAAAGTTTGGCGAAGGTCGACGCATATTTAAAATGTCGCCCTTACATCATCATTATCAAAAATCAGGATATCATGAGAGTAAGATAGTTACGCGTTTTTGGATTGTAGGAATCTTACTTGCTATTATAACGATAGTAACCTTGAAAATTAGATAA
- a CDS encoding FtsW/RodA/SpoVE family cell cycle protein gives MQNIFKQIKGDKAIWAIVALLAIFSFMPVYSAASNLANSGNTNTFSFFIKHFMHLLLGFVIMFGVHKLPYKYFRGLSMIMIPIVFVLLLVTMLQGTTIAGANASRWIQIPIVNMSFQTSTLAAVVLMVYVARYLSKIKDEEVSFKESLLPLWIPVFLILILILPANFSTTAIIFTMIMMLAFIGGYPIKYLLIIIGTGLLALTMFVLVAKAFPDAMPNRVDTWMNRIENFSNGEDTEADYQIEKAKIAIATGISPLGPGKSVQKNFLPQSSSDFIFAIIIEEYGLYGGIFLLVLYMWLLFRIIVVSHKSDTIFGKLLVLGVGLPIVFQALLNMGVAVELFPVTGQTLPLISSGGTSIWMTCLSIGIILSVSAKREELKEQEDAEDNPLAILSEAI, from the coding sequence ATGCAAAACATATTTAAACAAATAAAAGGGGATAAAGCCATTTGGGCAATAGTCGCGCTATTGGCTATATTCTCGTTTATGCCTGTTTATAGTGCTGCAAGTAATCTAGCAAATAGTGGGAATACCAATACGTTTTCTTTTTTTATAAAACATTTTATGCATCTGCTTTTGGGCTTTGTAATTATGTTTGGTGTTCATAAATTGCCTTACAAATATTTTCGTGGCTTGTCTATGATTATGATTCCTATTGTGTTTGTTTTGTTGTTGGTTACAATGCTTCAAGGAACTACAATTGCTGGAGCTAATGCAAGTCGTTGGATTCAGATTCCGATTGTAAATATGTCTTTTCAAACATCAACATTAGCAGCTGTGGTGTTAATGGTTTATGTGGCACGTTACTTATCAAAAATTAAAGATGAAGAGGTTAGTTTTAAAGAGTCGTTATTGCCGCTTTGGATACCAGTTTTTCTAATTTTAATCCTCATATTACCTGCTAATTTTTCTACCACAGCCATCATATTTACAATGATAATGATGTTGGCATTTATTGGTGGTTATCCAATAAAGTATCTTTTAATTATAATCGGAACAGGTTTGTTGGCGCTCACAATGTTTGTTTTGGTGGCAAAAGCATTTCCAGATGCGATGCCAAATAGGGTAGATACTTGGATGAATCGAATTGAGAATTTCTCCAATGGTGAAGATACGGAAGCAGATTATCAAATTGAGAAAGCAAAAATTGCGATTGCGACAGGGATTTCACCTTTAGGTCCGGGAAAAAGTGTTCAAAAGAATTTTTTGCCACAATCGTCATCCGATTTTATTTTTGCGATAATTATTGAAGAATACGGTTTGTATGGAGGTATATTTTTGTTGGTTTTATACATGTGGTTGTTATTTAGAATCATAGTTGTAAGTCATAAGTCAGATACGATATTCGGAAAATTATTGGTGTTAGGTGTTGGATTGCCAATAGTGTTTCAAGCGTTGCTGAATATGGGAGTTGCAGTAGAATTATTTCCTGTTACAGGTCAAACCTTACCTTTAATTAGTAGTGGTGGAACCTCAATTTGGATGACTTGTTTGTCTATAGGAATAATATTAAGTGTAAGTGCAAAACGTGAAGAATTAAAAGAACAAGAAGACGCAGAAGACAATCCGTTAGCTATTTTAAGCGAAGCGATTTAA
- a CDS encoding FtsL-like putative cell division protein — protein sequence MKKNIYHILRGKFLISDDSFKNWRIIIFISFLAIIMIASSHSADQKVYQIAKLTNEVKEFRSAFVDKRGKLMQLKKESFVEAEMEEKGIGISLNPPTKIIVKSQRQQQ from the coding sequence ATGAAAAAAAACATATATCACATATTAAGAGGTAAGTTTCTAATCAGTGATGATTCGTTTAAAAATTGGCGCATCATCATTTTTATTTCGTTTCTGGCAATTATAATGATTGCAAGTTCACATAGTGCAGATCAAAAAGTCTATCAAATTGCAAAGTTGACCAATGAAGTAAAAGAGTTTCGTTCAGCATTTGTAGATAAAAGAGGGAAGCTGATGCAGCTAAAAAAAGAATCTTTTGTGGAGGCTGAGATGGAAGAAAAAGGAATTGGGATTTCCTTAAACCCACCAACAAAAATAATAGTAAAATCACAACGACAACAACAGTAA
- the murD gene encoding UDP-N-acetylmuramoyl-L-alanine--D-glutamate ligase — MKRLVILGGGESGVGTALLGKAKGCEVFVSDKGKIKEKYKDVLLNNEIEFEDEQHTESKILNADIIMKSPGIPDKVALVKQIRDVGIKMVSEIEFASKFTDATLVAITGSNGKTTTATLTHHILKQELDVGLAGNIGDSFAKQILEKNHDNYVLEISSFQLDDIIDFKPKIAVLTNITPDHLDRYDYKFENYIASKFRVVENQTEDDYFIYDADDEVILEYMKTHQIQSKKLPFSLTRVIEQGAYLDNNNIIITIDNNQIIMPTNNLALEGKHNVKNAMAASTVAHLLKIRKQTIRESLENFQGVEHRLEHVLKINKVQYINDSKATNVNATYFALESMDAPTVWIVGGVDKGNEYRELFPFVNEKVKAIICLGVDNAKLMESFGNMVDVIIETQYMSEAVKIAYKLANAGDNVLLSPACASFDLFENYEDRGRQFKNAVRNL, encoded by the coding sequence ATGAAAAGACTTGTAATTCTTGGAGGTGGTGAAAGTGGAGTGGGAACAGCGCTTTTAGGAAAAGCAAAAGGATGCGAGGTTTTTGTATCAGACAAAGGAAAGATTAAAGAAAAATATAAAGACGTTCTTTTAAATAATGAAATTGAATTTGAAGATGAACAGCATACAGAATCAAAAATTCTAAATGCAGACATCATCATGAAGAGTCCTGGGATTCCAGATAAAGTAGCTTTGGTGAAACAAATTCGCGATGTGGGAATCAAAATGGTTTCTGAGATTGAATTTGCTTCTAAATTTACGGATGCGACTTTGGTGGCTATTACAGGAAGTAATGGTAAAACCACAACGGCAACGTTGACGCATCATATTTTAAAGCAGGAATTAGATGTTGGGTTAGCGGGAAATATTGGAGATAGTTTCGCAAAGCAAATTTTAGAGAAAAATCATGATAATTATGTATTGGAGATTAGCAGTTTTCAATTAGATGATATTATAGATTTTAAACCAAAAATTGCGGTGTTAACCAATATCACTCCAGACCATTTAGATCGTTACGATTATAAGTTTGAAAACTATATCGCGTCAAAATTTAGAGTGGTAGAAAACCAAACAGAAGATGACTATTTCATATATGATGCCGATGATGAGGTCATTTTAGAGTACATGAAAACGCATCAAATTCAATCAAAAAAATTGCCTTTTTCATTAACAAGAGTTATTGAGCAAGGCGCATATTTAGACAACAATAATATAATAATAACAATAGATAACAATCAAATCATTATGCCAACAAATAATTTAGCATTAGAAGGGAAACACAACGTCAAAAACGCAATGGCGGCTTCTACTGTTGCGCATTTACTCAAAATTAGAAAACAAACGATACGTGAAAGTCTCGAAAATTTTCAAGGTGTTGAGCATCGTTTAGAACATGTCTTAAAAATTAATAAGGTGCAGTATATCAACGACTCAAAAGCAACTAATGTAAATGCAACGTATTTCGCTTTAGAAAGTATGGACGCGCCTACGGTTTGGATTGTTGGTGGAGTCGACAAAGGCAATGAATACAGGGAGTTATTTCCGTTTGTGAACGAAAAAGTTAAGGCTATTATTTGCTTAGGTGTAGATAACGCGAAGCTAATGGAGTCTTTTGGTAATATGGTCGATGTAATTATTGAAACACAATACATGAGTGAAGCTGTAAAGATTGCTTATAAATTAGCTAACGCTGGAGACAATGTGTTGTTGTCACCTGCTTGTGCTAGTTTCGATTTGTTCGAAAATTATGAAGATAGAGGGCGTCAATTTAAAAATGCTGTAAGGAATTTATAG
- the rsmH gene encoding 16S rRNA (cytosine(1402)-N(4))-methyltransferase RsmH, translating to MDYHNAVLLKETVDGLAIKPDGVYVDVTFGGGGHSREILSRLGPNGKLYAFDQDKDALANTIDDDRFVLINENFRFVKRFLRFYGAKEVDGVLADFGVSSHQFDVAERGFSTRFEADLDMRMNQDSKLSAFEVVNSYSEEQLRAVLFQYGELRNAPAMARVIVEERKNAEIKTSEQLKAVLKQFLNHQKENKVLAQIYQAIRIEVNQEIEVLKELLLQMPEVLKQDGRLSFISYHSLEDRLVKRFIRNGLFEGEPERDMFGNFEVPLKKVGGLIIPSKEEIKVNNRARSAKLRVAKKL from the coding sequence ATGGATTATCATAATGCAGTATTACTTAAAGAAACCGTAGATGGTTTAGCAATTAAACCAGATGGTGTCTATGTAGATGTCACTTTTGGTGGAGGAGGTCATAGCCGTGAAATTTTATCAAGATTAGGGCCTAACGGAAAACTATATGCTTTTGATCAAGATAAAGATGCTTTAGCAAATACTATTGATGATGATCGCTTTGTGTTAATCAATGAAAATTTCCGATTCGTAAAACGCTTCTTGAGATTTTATGGAGCCAAAGAAGTTGATGGTGTTTTAGCGGACTTTGGAGTATCGTCACATCAATTTGATGTTGCAGAACGCGGTTTTTCTACCCGTTTTGAAGCGGATTTAGATATGCGAATGAATCAAGATAGTAAATTGTCTGCTTTTGAAGTTGTCAATAGTTATAGTGAAGAGCAATTAAGAGCTGTTTTGTTTCAGTATGGTGAATTGCGAAATGCGCCTGCAATGGCAAGGGTGATTGTTGAAGAACGAAAAAATGCAGAAATTAAAACTAGCGAACAATTAAAGGCGGTTTTAAAGCAGTTTTTGAATCATCAAAAAGAAAATAAAGTGTTGGCTCAAATTTATCAAGCCATCCGAATTGAGGTCAATCAGGAAATAGAAGTTTTAAAAGAATTACTGCTTCAAATGCCGGAAGTTTTAAAACAAGACGGTCGATTGAGTTTTATATCCTATCATTCTTTAGAAGATAGGTTAGTGAAACGTTTTATTAGAAATGGATTGTTTGAAGGTGAACCAGAACGCGATATGTTCGGAAATTTTGAAGTGCCATTAAAAAAAGTAGGAGGATTAATTATTCCTTCGAAAGAAGAAATAAAAGTAAATAATAGAGCGAGAAGTGCAAAACTTCGAGTTGCTAAAAAGTTATAA
- a CDS encoding UDP-N-acetylmuramoyl-L-alanyl-D-glutamate--2,6-diaminopimelate ligase, translating into MMVLKDILYKVTINAVVGSTSITVSKIEFDSRQIKVNDVFVAISGTITDGHNYIEKAIKDGATAIICEALPENLEDGITYVEVANSNQAMAYMAANFYGHPSENLKLVGVTGTNGKTTVSSLLYQLFKKAGYKVGLLSTVKIMVDNTTYKATHTTPDSLTINRYLQLMNDEGVEFCFMEVSSHGIHQSRTEGLRFEGGIFTNLSHDHLDYHDTFAEYRDVKKRFFDQLPKDAFALTNIDDKNGLVMFQNTAAKKYTYALKNYADYRSQILENEFSGLLLKLNESELWTRLIGSFNAYNILAIYGAAELLGLGKVEILRLISELENVSGRFQYFISQGKITAIIDYAHTPDALKNVLETINNIRTKNEELITVVGCGGNRDKTKRPKMAHIASALSTKVILTSDNPRNEVPETIIEEMEKGVEPQNFKKTLSITDRKQAIKTACQMAGENDIILIAGKGHETYQEIKGERFDFDDYKIVQEYLKQLQK; encoded by the coding sequence ATGATGGTATTAAAAGACATATTATATAAGGTTACTATAAATGCAGTCGTTGGCAGTACTAGTATTACGGTGAGTAAAATCGAATTTGACTCACGTCAAATAAAAGTTAATGATGTTTTTGTGGCTATTTCGGGTACAATTACTGATGGTCATAATTATATTGAAAAAGCAATTAAAGATGGTGCTACTGCTATAATTTGTGAGGCGCTTCCAGAAAATCTCGAAGACGGAATCACTTATGTAGAAGTTGCTAATTCTAATCAGGCCATGGCTTATATGGCAGCTAATTTCTACGGTCACCCTTCCGAGAATCTAAAGCTTGTTGGTGTTACAGGTACTAATGGGAAAACCACAGTGTCTAGTTTGTTGTATCAGTTGTTTAAAAAGGCAGGTTATAAAGTTGGGTTGTTGTCTACCGTGAAAATTATGGTGGATAATACAACATATAAAGCGACTCATACTACGCCAGATTCATTAACGATCAATAGGTATTTGCAATTAATGAATGATGAAGGTGTAGAGTTTTGCTTTATGGAAGTGAGCTCTCATGGTATTCATCAAAGCAGAACAGAAGGCTTAAGGTTTGAAGGCGGAATTTTCACAAATCTATCGCACGACCATTTAGATTATCACGACACGTTTGCTGAATATAGAGATGTTAAGAAGCGGTTTTTTGATCAATTGCCAAAAGACGCCTTTGCGTTAACCAATATAGATGACAAAAATGGCTTGGTGATGTTTCAAAATACAGCAGCCAAAAAATATACGTATGCATTAAAGAATTATGCGGATTATAGATCTCAAATTTTAGAAAATGAATTCAGCGGATTATTATTAAAGTTGAATGAAAGTGAGTTGTGGACGCGATTAATAGGAAGTTTTAACGCTTATAATATTCTTGCTATATATGGAGCCGCTGAATTATTAGGTTTGGGTAAAGTTGAAATTTTAAGGCTTATAAGTGAGCTCGAAAATGTATCTGGGCGCTTTCAATATTTTATTTCACAAGGCAAAATTACAGCTATTATAGATTATGCGCATACGCCAGACGCCTTAAAGAATGTGCTGGAAACCATAAACAATATTAGAACCAAAAATGAAGAACTCATAACGGTTGTAGGTTGTGGTGGAAATAGAGATAAAACCAAGCGACCAAAAATGGCGCATATCGCTTCAGCTTTAAGTACTAAAGTGATTTTGACAAGTGATAACCCGAGAAATGAAGTTCCCGAAACCATTATTGAAGAGATGGAAAAGGGGGTTGAGCCTCAAAATTTTAAAAAAACGTTGTCTATAACCGATAGAAAACAAGCTATTAAAACAGCTTGTCAAATGGCAGGAGAAAATGATATTATTCTTATTGCCGGTAAAGGACATGAAACATATCAAGAGATTAAAGGTGAACGCTTTGATTTTGATGATTATAAAATCGTTCAAGAGTATTTAAAACAATTACAGAAATAA
- a CDS encoding penicillin-binding protein, with protein MFVFALAVVFKLVSIQFVQGDEYRALAEKSTTKDFPIPANRGNVYSADGSLLATSIPKYDIRIDAIQAKEATFEKYINDLADSLHVYKGKPASYYKNVIRKARQHKNRYFLLARNISYSDYIRMRNFPLLNLGAIKGGLIVEQTTRREHPMGGIAERFIGYERQDKDSNYTRAGIDGAFGVKYLQGKNGKRLKQKIGNGQWKPIADFDQVEPQDGYDVYTTIDVNIQDIAHHSLLKQLEIYDADHGCVVVMDVKTGEIKAISNLGKNRNGKYYERLNYAVGESHEPGSTFKVMAMMAALEDKVIDTSTVVDTKKGRKSLYGRVITDSGPGYGEISAARALEVSSNIGMATIIDEHYSKQPEKFLNRLSSWGLDKPLGFNIKGEGVPDIPKPGASNWSRNALPSMAYGYNLEMTPLQTLAFYNAIANDGELIKPRFLKSVKSFDKDIEVFKKEVLVEKICSDKTLNEIRDILKNVVIRGTGQRMYSETFSMAGKTGTARTDYANTEKWNKDKKYISSFAGYFPADNPKYSCIVVIHKPSTKVGIYGSDVAGPVFKRVAQKIYTDTPIIDEVETLNFNDNLVNEDFESYYENARKYKELMPSVVGMPAMDAIALLENLQIDVRVKLNGNGTIKKQSVEKHQKLQTNQTIILEAS; from the coding sequence ATGTTTGTATTCGCCTTGGCTGTGGTGTTCAAGTTGGTGAGTATTCAGTTTGTTCAAGGTGATGAGTATAGGGCGCTTGCGGAAAAGAGTACGACTAAAGATTTTCCAATTCCTGCAAACCGTGGTAATGTGTATTCTGCTGATGGAAGTTTGTTAGCAACTTCAATTCCTAAGTATGATATTAGAATTGATGCTATACAAGCAAAAGAAGCTACATTCGAAAAATATATTAATGACTTAGCAGATTCGCTTCATGTTTATAAGGGAAAGCCAGCATCTTATTATAAGAATGTCATCCGAAAAGCTAGACAACATAAAAATAGATATTTCCTTTTAGCTCGGAATATTAGTTATTCGGATTATATCCGCATGCGTAATTTTCCTTTGTTAAATCTAGGAGCTATTAAAGGTGGTTTAATTGTAGAGCAAACGACTAGACGTGAGCATCCAATGGGTGGAATTGCAGAGCGTTTTATTGGCTACGAACGTCAAGATAAAGACAGTAATTATACTAGAGCAGGTATTGATGGTGCTTTTGGTGTAAAATATTTACAGGGTAAAAACGGGAAACGTTTAAAGCAAAAAATAGGAAATGGGCAATGGAAGCCCATAGCGGATTTCGACCAAGTTGAACCTCAGGATGGTTACGATGTTTATACGACTATTGATGTCAATATTCAAGATATAGCGCATCATTCCTTACTTAAGCAGTTAGAGATTTACGATGCAGATCATGGTTGTGTGGTGGTGATGGATGTGAAAACAGGTGAGATAAAAGCAATTTCTAACCTTGGAAAAAACAGAAATGGGAAGTATTATGAACGCTTAAATTATGCGGTTGGAGAAAGTCATGAGCCAGGTTCTACATTTAAAGTGATGGCCATGATGGCGGCTTTAGAGGATAAAGTTATTGATACGTCAACAGTTGTAGATACTAAAAAGGGGAGGAAGTCTCTTTATGGTCGTGTAATTACGGATTCTGGTCCTGGTTATGGTGAAATTTCTGCGGCAAGAGCATTAGAGGTATCTTCTAATATAGGCATGGCTACTATTATTGATGAACATTACTCAAAACAGCCAGAGAAATTTTTAAATAGATTGAGTTCTTGGGGGCTCGATAAGCCTCTCGGTTTCAATATTAAAGGAGAAGGGGTGCCAGATATTCCAAAGCCTGGAGCATCTAACTGGAGTAGAAATGCGTTGCCTTCTATGGCTTATGGCTATAATCTTGAAATGACTCCATTGCAAACACTAGCGTTTTATAATGCTATTGCCAATGATGGGGAATTAATTAAGCCGCGTTTTTTAAAATCGGTTAAGTCGTTTGATAAGGATATTGAGGTGTTTAAAAAAGAAGTTCTTGTTGAAAAAATTTGCTCAGATAAAACCTTAAATGAAATTCGAGATATATTAAAGAACGTTGTCATACGTGGTACAGGGCAGCGTATGTATTCAGAAACATTTTCAATGGCTGGTAAGACAGGTACAGCTAGAACGGATTATGCTAATACTGAAAAATGGAATAAAGACAAAAAATATATCTCTTCATTCGCTGGTTATTTTCCAGCGGATAATCCAAAATATTCGTGCATTGTGGTTATTCATAAGCCTAGTACAAAAGTGGGTATTTATGGCTCTGATGTGGCTGGTCCGGTATTCAAAAGAGTTGCTCAAAAAATCTATACAGACACTCCAATTATAGATGAGGTTGAAACATTGAACTTCAATGATAATTTAGTTAACGAGGATTTTGAAAGTTACTATGAAAACGCTCGAAAATATAAAGAGTTAATGCCAAGTGTTGTTGGAATGCCAGCTATGGATGCTATTGCATTGTTGGAAAATTTACAGATTGATGTTAGAGTGAAATTAAACGGAAATGGTACTATAAAAAAACAGTCTGTAGAAAAACATCAAAAATTACAAACGAATCAAACCATTATTTTAGAAGCATCATGA
- the yihA gene encoding ribosome biogenesis GTP-binding protein YihA/YsxC → MKIKSAEFVVSNSDVAKCPKNAIPEYAFIGRSNVGKSSLINMLTDRKSLAKTSGRPGKTQLINHFIINDNWYLVDLPGYGYARVSKSSKQKFQKFITNYFEQRQQLVSAFVLIDIRHKPQPVDLEFMQYLGEGEIPFGIIFTKADKLKPQAIERHVNEYCQELLKFWEELPPHFVTSSSKSIGKDDVLNFIGATNEEIEQLRNSN, encoded by the coding sequence ATGAAAATAAAATCAGCTGAATTTGTAGTGAGTAATTCCGATGTGGCAAAATGCCCTAAGAACGCCATACCAGAATACGCCTTTATTGGAAGAAGTAATGTAGGGAAGTCGTCATTAATCAACATGCTTACCGATCGTAAAAGTCTTGCAAAAACTTCTGGACGACCAGGAAAAACGCAGTTAATTAATCATTTTATAATTAATGATAATTGGTATTTGGTAGATTTACCTGGCTATGGCTACGCACGTGTTTCAAAATCGTCTAAGCAAAAATTTCAAAAGTTTATTACTAATTATTTTGAACAACGACAACAGCTTGTTTCAGCATTTGTCCTCATAGACATTAGACACAAACCTCAACCTGTTGATTTAGAGTTTATGCAGTATTTAGGTGAAGGGGAAATTCCGTTTGGCATCATATTCACAAAGGCAGACAAATTAAAACCTCAGGCTATTGAGCGCCACGTAAATGAATACTGCCAAGAATTACTTAAATTCTGGGAAGAACTACCACCTCATTTTGTAACCTCATCGTCAAAGAGTATTGGAAAAGATGACGTACTTAACTTTATTGGAGCAACCAATGAAGAGATTGAGCAGCTAAGAAACAGCAACTAA
- a CDS encoding alpha/beta fold hydrolase has product MAHLLKKEKDYRYIEVGEGTPIIVLHGLMGGLSNFDGVTKYFSSKGYKVIIPELPIYSMSLLKTNVKSFANYLRDFIEFKGLEDVILLGNSLGGHIGLYHTKLYPKKIKALIITGSSGLYESAMGGGYTKRSDYEVMKKKAQEVFYDPAVATKEIVDEVYETVNDRNKLIKTLAIAKSAIRHNMAKDLPNMTTPICIIWGKNDNVTPPEVAEEFHELLPDSELYWIDKCGHAAMMEHPEEFNTILMGWLEKRGF; this is encoded by the coding sequence ATGGCACACCTTTTAAAAAAAGAAAAGGATTATAGATATATTGAAGTAGGCGAAGGCACACCAATTATTGTGTTGCATGGTTTAATGGGTGGCCTCAGTAACTTTGACGGAGTCACTAAATATTTTAGCTCTAAAGGCTATAAGGTTATTATTCCAGAACTTCCTATTTACAGTATGTCGTTACTTAAAACTAACGTCAAGAGCTTTGCGAATTACCTTAGAGACTTTATTGAGTTTAAAGGTTTAGAAGATGTTATTTTACTAGGAAATTCTCTTGGTGGACATATAGGATTATACCACACAAAATTATATCCTAAAAAAATAAAAGCGCTTATAATCACAGGAAGCTCAGGACTTTACGAAAGCGCCATGGGAGGTGGTTACACCAAACGCAGTGATTACGAAGTGATGAAAAAGAAGGCACAAGAAGTGTTTTACGATCCTGCGGTAGCAACGAAAGAAATTGTTGATGAAGTCTATGAAACGGTTAATGACCGTAATAAACTTATAAAAACGTTAGCGATTGCCAAAAGTGCCATTAGACACAACATGGCAAAAGATTTACCTAACATGACCACTCCAATATGTATTATTTGGGGAAAAAATGATAATGTTACTCCACCAGAAGTTGCTGAAGAGTTTCATGAATTATTACCAGATTCTGAGTTGTATTGGATTGATAAATGTGGCCATGCAGCCATGATGGAACATCCTGAAGAATTTAATACTATTTTGATGGGATGGCTTGAGAAGCGTGGGTTTTAG
- the mraZ gene encoding division/cell wall cluster transcriptional repressor MraZ: MNSFIGTYECKADAKGRLMIPAVLKKQLSSALQEGFVLKRAVFQPCLELYPMSEWNKMMEKINKLNRFKKKNNDFIRRFTAGVKIVEVDSAGRLLIPKDLISFSGITKEVVLASAVNILEIWDKDKYEQAIDDAASDFADLAEEVMGQDDDNDGLS, encoded by the coding sequence TTGAATTCATTTATAGGAACATACGAATGTAAAGCTGATGCCAAAGGAAGGCTAATGATACCTGCTGTGCTTAAAAAGCAGTTGTCATCAGCTTTGCAAGAGGGGTTTGTTTTGAAGCGCGCTGTATTTCAGCCGTGTTTAGAATTGTATCCAATGTCCGAATGGAACAAAATGATGGAGAAAATAAACAAGCTTAACCGCTTTAAGAAAAAGAATAATGATTTTATAAGACGTTTTACAGCTGGAGTTAAAATTGTGGAGGTGGATAGTGCTGGTCGCTTATTGATCCCGAAGGATTTAATCAGTTTTTCTGGTATAACTAAAGAAGTGGTTTTGGCGTCTGCTGTTAATATTCTTGAAATTTGGGATAAAGATAAATACGAACAAGCTATTGATGATGCGGCTTCAGATTTTGCTGATTTGGCCGAAGAGGTAATGGGACAAGACGATGACAACGATGGATTATCATAA